Part of the Oncorhynchus mykiss isolate Arlee chromosome 12, USDA_OmykA_1.1, whole genome shotgun sequence genome, ttttttccggatgccccaaacaatcggaaaggggattcatcagagaaaattactttaccccagtcctcagcagtccaatccctgtatctTTTGCAAAATAtaagtctgtccctgatgtttttcctggagagaagtggcttctttgctgcccttcctgacaccaggccatcctctaaaagtatttgcctcactgtacgtgcagatgcactcacacctgcctgctgccattcctgagaaaGCTCTGTACTGTTGGTGCCCctatcccgcagctgaatcaactttaggagacagtcctggcgcttgctggactttcatgggcgccctgaagccttcttcacaacaattgaaccgctctacttgaagttcttgatgatccgataaacggttgatttaggtgcaatcttactggcagcaatatccttgctagtaaagccctttttgtgcaaagcaatgatgacggcttgtgtttccttgcaggtaaccatgattgacagaggaagaacaatgattccaagcaccaccctccttttgaattttccagtctgttattcaaactaaatcagcatgacagagtgatcttcagccttgtcctcgtcaacactcacacctgtgttaacgagagaatcactgacatgatgtcagctggtccttttgtggcagggctgaaatgcagtggaaatgttttttggggattcagttcatttgtatggcaaagagggactttgcaattaattgcaattcatctgatcactcttcataacattctggagtatatgcaaattgccatcatacaaactgaggcaacagactttgtgaaaattaatatttctcaaaacttttggccacgactgtgcaGTCCACATTAGTACTAAAAAGCTGATTTACCTTAATTTcattgtattattatttagttTTTAGAATTTTGAAGTAAATATGAACTCTGCCATATTTATGTTGTAAAAATGACTGCAATTTAAAGGGGCGGTACACCAAAATTTGAAATATAAGTAATTTTATTGACAAAAAGTGTTTCATCCATTGATCTGAGAAACAATGACCAAACATATGGCTTAGTTTTCTTTATTTACTTACCCCACAGTCAGCATACCCCACAGTCGCCGCTAGTGACACAATGGGATTGGTAGTACCTATGGCAGAATGATTCAGCAAGCATGGCTAAATCCTCAAAGTCACTTAAATTTTTTTGGTATAGCAAACAAAATATCTTAACAAGTTGCACTTAGGGCCCAATTTTGGCCCGAGTTAAGAGCACATAAATGGAACGTAATTCCCTTTTTCTACACTTTTCTCTCTATGCCTATTCTGACCTTAAACTTAAGCAATTAAATGAAAGTgtgatggaggtgtgtctacaaataggttgtattctgaccttgacttaatacCACCGCCTTTACGCGGGAGGAAACTATGAAGAAGGTCTAGCGCAGAGTTTcctaaactcggtcctggggccccacCCTGGGTCGACATTTTGGTTTaagccctagcactacacagctgattcaaataatcaaagcttgatgacgagttggTTATTTGAACCAGCTGTGTGGTGCTAGGGCAAACACCAAAATGTGGACCCAGGgtggggccccaggaccgagtttgggaaaccctggtctagAGAACCTATCGGTTCCAAGTGGGAAAGCATCTACTACATTTTTTCAGATctaaataacaccattctccatgcactgtaatttacaacttGATGAAAGCTATTGATACGAGCTACGTAAATGAATAATCCATTTGGATGagggaattgtaaatataaatgacaTTTGCTTTAGATATATTTAACCTTATAATCCCTGGAGACAGATGTGAaaccagacatatggcagcaaactgaagcatattAACATATCAACGGCCTTGGGATGGGCACTCTCttaatgtcttaattataggctacccgaCATTCTCTGTATCCTATTTCTAActtgttaaatattaaccactgTCAGTATCGACTGTCAGTGGGCCTAATAACAACACCGATTCAAATGCCAATTTACTGTTAGTTACTTTcagttggtatagcctacatgatcATTCCATTTAATTCCATTGTTTCCTTTAGCTTAATTTGCTTCCTCTTTAACACCGCCACGACCATGTGGTTGTTGCCGAGGATCATTAGCAACAGTTGATAATATAAAAAAAGACATGTAGGCTAATTAAATTGTTATGGAGTGGAGCGCAGACCAAGCCGTAACAGTTTAAACACGACACATGGTGCCATACTGGGCTGTGTCATcacacagttccatggttagtgcAGGCAATTGACACCCTATTCTCCCTATTATAATTGTACATGAATCTATGTACACTAATCTTCCAACATTACCATGGATTAAAGAACTGAAGTCCATATCGATACAGAAACACAACACAATTATTCTGATTTATTAAGAGCAAGTTGATTGACAAAGTCATGAAAAGTTGGAAGAATTTAATAAACCACTTTTGGGCTATGATTAAAAAAGCTcagtgaccatagggttcttggtcacctccctgaccaaggcccttctcccccaatttctcagtttggccgggaggccagttctaggaagagtcttggtggttccaaacttcttccatttcaaaatgatggaggccactgtgttcttggggaccttttttggtacccttccccagatctatggctcgccacaatcctgtctctgagttctatggactattccttcgacctcttgcaaacatttctaaaaacctgtttttgctttttcattatggggtattgtgtgtagattgatgagggaagaattttaaaaaatttaattttagaatacggctgtaatgtaacaaaatgtggaaaaagtgaaagggtctgaatactttccgaatcactgtaaatgtgatatttcagttatttatacatttgcaaaaatttataaaaaaacagtttttgctgtcattatgaggtattgtgtgtagattgatgagggggaaaaaagtgAAACATTGACTTCAATTGAATCACACTACAACGCTGATCTTCGGCGCTACAGATTGAATCCAACCACTACTGTACAGATGTGGACCAGGATAATGAAGAGATTTGAAGTCCGGAACATTGAAAACAACAGGACAAATACTTTTTGTACGGGTCACAGCTTGCTTTATTTTTCATCTCAAACCTATGGGATGCACACTGAGAAACTACTCCAGGCTTTGCTACATATTATCTACCAAAATCACAATAATTCAAAAAGCGTTTTTtgacaacataaaaaaaaaaatggtaacaGAACAAAACTACGCAGAGAAGCTTATCTAAAAATGTATCTAAACATTGCAGGACCATGAGTTTTAGCAAAGACAGTGATATGCACACTGTTCCCCATAATCTCCACGTCTTGGGTATTTATCCCTAGCTAGGTCCACATATTCATGTTGTGTACAGTATCTGGACTGTTTTCTAAAGCAAAACATAACTGGCAATAAGgccatttttttttctcccattgaATTATTTTTAAAAACGTCATGAAACCTTGCTACAACAATGCACACACAGAAACTAGCATGAATGCATTGGGCTTTATACAGCTTGCCTCAATGACGGAACtatgacatacagtacagtaccttgAAAAGTGGTCAGTTATCAAACCGTCATGATAGAGAATATTTAGCTAGCTTTGCTCAGATAATTCAGGAAATCTATTGTATACTGGTGTTCATGTTCAACTTCCATAGATGTACAAATCGATACTCACTTGGGAAAACCTTTTTTATAAGAATGTATTCCAGTATGATTATGCACAGAGTGACATAGATAAGCCTGGACTTGAATCAGAAACATGTTCCTAGTGTTTATCATTACATGCCTTCCACTACACACAGTCATGACACTACAGGAGGCCTAGCAGATAACAGGCGCACACATCTGAAAAATGAAGTTTGACTCTTGTTAGTAGCAGCTCAGAAAAACTGACTCTGAGTGGATTTCAACATTGACTCGTGCCTTTGTACAAACAGTTGTTTGATATCAAATACAAAACAGCAATAACAAGTTTTAAAAAATAGTGAtgataaataataaatacatagaGGGATGAGAACAGAGACAGCCGGGAGAGAAGGGAGATTCAGATACGGGCAGGAAGGCGGGTGTGAGAGTACTCTGAGCCGAGCAAGACACTGgggagacagacactccctgtTAAAAGCTTGGAATGGAGACGGGCAGACGAGATGGGGTTGGTGGGAGGGTTGGGCAGGCAGACTCAGTGCCCGTCTGTGTTGGGCGGCTTGGCGTCGTGCGGGGCAGCGCCAGCAGGGAGCCAgggagagacggagcgagagGTGGTCTGCTTGGCCATGCTGTAGTGGCTGATCACCGTATAGAAGCGCCCTCGGGAGTTGGCATCCTGAGCAGTGTAGTAGGCCTCCAGAGAGGCAGGGATGCACCGCTTATgctgcagagggggagagagggagagagtggggagggttcAATATCATACTCTCCTCATTTACACACTGTTGCACAGCACTAAGGGCTTTTTCTGGTGAAGAGTTGTTTTTTTTTCCTCTGGAGAGTGCAGTAGCTGTGTCTAAATTAGATCTACTTCAGCTAACATGCCTGTAGTCCACAGCAAAAACCTCTAAAGGTGACTGTACAGACAATTAACCAGTGTAGTTGTAACGctctgtcccaaatagcaccctattctctatgcagtgcactacttttgaccagggtatatatggctctagtcaaaaggaatacactatatagggaatagggtgccatttgggcccaCTCACCTTGTATATGAATCCGTCTGGGCAGCTGTGGTCGTAGGTAAACGCCTTGTACACCACCAGGAACACTATGCATGCCAAGAAGGCCAAGGCCAGGACTATGAGGATAGTGACCTGCGAATGAGAGATACACACCATTCAATTTAATAGCTGCCAGCGAAGTCAGGTTTCCTGTCAACGCGGAGATCTAAAACATCCTAAAGCAAGGTTCTGTTATTTAATAGATTCGATGGAGTTTGACACTATAATATATGTATATGTTCAAAAGGGCACTCAAACAACTACTACCATCATTTGTCTGGTGACAAGGTGAGAGAAAACAAGTCAATTTGCAGGATATAACTAATCATAATTTGTCTCCAGAAATGCCATCTGAGTAGAGGTAGCCTGCTATATTAAGCCCAGTGTAGACGAACAGATTCAATAAACACCTTCACTAATTACATTTTTCACAACCCAGCAGCCAAATTGGTCACAAAATGCAGTTGAAGCAGACAGAAGCTGGAAAAAAAATAGCTCCATAACCACATTCCTAAAAAAGACAATCCAATATGTCAGAATACATTACTGAGTGATCCAAATAAGTACATCTATATAACTACTTGATGTAAAAATTTGGTGCTTCAAATGTGTATTTCCCTGGTAGACAAGATGATTTTATAGTGGGAGATTAACATATAACAAGACCGATTTTCTCCCTTGTTCCTCCTGAATCTATGATTGGTTAATTAACATTATGCAAATGTGTGTCAAATGATAGCTGAGAGATGTTAGAATGGTtttgtaatctgattactttagAGAGGAGTGAAAGAACGTGTACACACGGCAAAGCTCTACCATAATATGTGGTGGTAGTACAGTTAAACTCTGGTTTAGTACAGTGTCAAATCAAGTGACCGAATGGCTATTTTCATCCTCACTTCCACAATTAATCATAATGCACCATAAAACCATTTCCCCGTTTCCAATGGCCTCCCTCCATATCGCCGATCACGCCACCTCGGCAGGATGCTAGGCTAGGGGATTTACATGTAGCTAGCGTGCTGATCAGCAGAGATCAGAGTGATTTGTAAAAAGGGGAGCACAGAGGCTAAATGACTATTGACTTAGGTGTTAATGTGAGGACACATGTTTGGTTCTGTCAGAATGTTCATTAAATTACATTTGCTTACCACACACCCTGAACATGTGAAATGGCTGCTTAAAGGGTATTAGGGCTTTAACGGCAGTTATCCATATGACGTATAAACACATTATTCCAGTACGGGAGTGTTTAAGCATTCAATTGATAGCTTTTAACCTAGATTTGTAGAGTATTGATAATATTGACAGAAGCATGTGGTCTATTAATATTAATGATGAACTTTTTACATTATTCATAaactcaatgaaccataaacctCACAGGATTTGGTTTAATGCCATAACACTAATTTGACATGCTGTAGATATTGGATTTTCTTTATCTATCTATATGTccatatctacagtaccagtcaaaagtttggacacacctactcattcaagggcttttctttattttttacattgcagaaaaatagtgaagacatcaaaactatgaaataacatatacggaatcatgtagtaaccaaaaaatttgttaaacaaatctaaatatattttagatgataaattcttcaaagta contains:
- the LOC110537779 gene encoding neuronal vesicle trafficking-associated protein 2, which encodes MVKLGSNLQDKGAKPVSVEDGFQNVPLITPLDVGNLQYGAPDKVVVKTRTEYQTDQKKTKLKVPKVEEFTISFTDGVSERIKVTILIVLALAFLACIVFLVVYKAFTYDHSCPDGFIYKHKRCIPASLEAYYTAQDANSRGRFYTVISHYSMAKQTTSRSVSPWLPAGAAPHDAKPPNTDGH